From the Streptomyces nodosus genome, the window ACCCCGCCTCCTCCTCCGTACCTGGCACGAAGACGACCTCACGCCGATGGCGGACATCAACGCAGACCCAAGGGTCATGCGCTGGATCGACGACGGCTCGGTGCGCGACCTGGACCACACGGCCGAGGACATCGAGCGGTGGGAGGAGGAGTGGGACGAGGAGGGCTTCGGACTGTTCGCTGTCGAGCTGCTGGCCTCGGGCGAACTGATCGGCTTCACGGGACTGTCCGTGCCCGAGTTCCTGCCGGAGGTGATGCCCGCCGTGGCGATCAGCTGGCGGATCGGCTCACAGTTCTGGGGCCAGGGATACGCGTCCGAAGCCGCCCACGCCACACTGGAGTTCGCTCTCCAGGACCGAGGCCTGGGCCGCGTCATCAGCATCAACCGGGTGGGTGACAACGCCTCCGAGAACGTCATCCGCAAGCTCGGCATGACACCCGAGCGGGAGACGACACACCCGGTGTACGGCTACCCGATGCGCGTTCACGCCATCGACCTCACCGAGTTCCAGGCATGAACCGGCCGAGCCGTCGATCACCACAAAACAGCCGACCACTGTTCCTACGTCCCCGAGCGCATTAATCGCGACGGTACGGACACCC encodes:
- a CDS encoding GNAT family N-acetyltransferase, yielding MTEIRTPRLLLRTWHEDDLTPMADINADPRVMRWIDDGSVRDLDHTAEDIERWEEEWDEEGFGLFAVELLASGELIGFTGLSVPEFLPEVMPAVAISWRIGSQFWGQGYASEAAHATLEFALQDRGLGRVISINRVGDNASENVIRKLGMTPERETTHPVYGYPMRVHAIDLTEFQA